In Canis lupus dingo isolate Sandy chromosome 25, ASM325472v2, whole genome shotgun sequence, one genomic interval encodes:
- the LOC125753649 gene encoding sideroflexin-4-like, with the protein MEPNVRFWIAERQSFIQRFLQWTELLDPTNLVVSVEKIEKSRQLLLTNEDASIRDLEDPRIKEAWKRSLSTVHPDSSKLIPVPFRPAALLPFTAPMIFFSMLSVKSLKSLILPQISFYTYTTAFNIVNGNASYNRHLYESLLLGTGVIASSSFFGLFPCLLQLQLNNALLKRALPIIFLTHISAVNVVAVRSLEPIRGIEVMDKEGHVMGYSRKAGTKAVRDTASSRVVLYGTSAFIPEVFSHYFVRTQFFRQHPWSLWTFKLACTVLVMGLMVPVSFSIFPQIERIQCSELEKEIQSATEDTELFYHRGV; encoded by the coding sequence ATGGAGCCCAACGTGCGCTTCTGGATCGCCGAGCGTCAATCTTTTATTCAGAGATTTCTTCAGTGGACAGAATTGTTGGATCCTACAAATTTGGTCGTTTCagttgaaaaaatagaaaaatcaaggcAACTATTGTTAACAAATGAAGATGCATCCATCCGTGACTTGGAGGACCCAAGGATAAAAGAAGCTTGGAAGAGAAGTCTCTCAACAGTGCATCCTGACAGCAGCAAACTGATCCCTGTTCCTTTTCGACCTGCAGCTCTCCTACCCTTCACGGCACCCATGATATTTTTCTCCATGCTGTCAGTAAAAAGTCTGAAGTCCCTGATTTTACCTCAGATTTCCTTCTATACCTACACTACAGCGTTCAACATTGTCAATGGAAATGCAAGTTATAATCGTCACCTATATGAGAGTCTACTGCTAGGGACAGGAGTGATTGCCTCTTCATCCTTTTTTGGACTATTCCCCTGTCTGCTCCAGCTGCAGCTGAATAACGCTTTGTTGAAAAGAGCCCTTCCCATCATCTTTCTCACCCACATCAGTGCAGTGAATGTTGTTGCAGTCCGAAGTCTTGAGCCCATTCGAGGGATTGAAGTCATGGACAAGGAAGGCCATGTCATGGGCTATTCCAGAAAAGCCGGGACAAAGGCTGTTAGAGATACAGCATCATCCAGGGTAGTGCTGTATGGGACCTCAGCTTTTATTCCTGAAGTCTTCTCACACTATTTTGTAAGGACCCAGTTCTTCCGGCAACATCCATGGTCATTGTGGACCTTCAAGCTGGCCTGTACTGTTTTAGTAATGGGATTGATGGTGCCAGTTTCTTTTAGTATATTCCCACAAATTGAACGGATACAGTGCAGTGAGCTTGAGAAGGAAATTCAGTCTGCGACAGAAGACACAGAGCTCTTCTATCACAGAGGGGTATAG